The sequence below is a genomic window from Syntrophales bacterium.
AATTGAACAAATTAAAAGAGGTGGTCTCCACTACATCTGGGCCACCTCTTTATAATTTACTGTATAAAAGGACTTCAGTCTTTACTGTCCGTTTTGGAAGCTGGTTTTGCTGTATCGGGTTTACTGGGAGTAGAAGAAGTTTGAATTTCATCTTTGCTACCGTTACTGGCAGGTGCTTTCTTCCCGCCGTAATCAGTTACATACCAGCCCGAACCTTTCAGGTGAAAAGTGGAAAGGGAGACTAACTTTTTAACGGGACCATGACAGGCATTACAGGCCGTAACCTCCGTGTCTGTAATTTTCTGCAACACATCAAAATTCTTGCCACATTTTTTACATTGATATTCGTAAATTGGCATCCTATAAAAACCTCCACACGAGTTTCATATTCATCGGCACTCAATGGTCAATTTAATATATCCCCTATATTGTACTGATCACGAAAGCAAT
It includes:
- a CDS encoding zinc ribbon domain-containing protein; this translates as MPIYEYQCKKCGKNFDVLQKITDTEVTACNACHGPVKKLVSLSTFHLKGSGWYVTDYGGKKAPASNGSKDEIQTSSTPSKPDTAKPASKTDSKD